From the genome of Muricauda sp. SCSIO 64092, one region includes:
- a CDS encoding sugar phosphate nucleotidyltransferase → MEKFRGLEVKVAVQHIPSHREKPLGTADALQQCLHQHQNLLDENFTVCNGDNLYDVGAFRALMAERKVTNALIGYDGEGLGHSQEKIARFALLDFNDAGFVTDILEKPTGPVLEDYRKRHGKLWVSMNIFNFHGATIYPFLEDCPIHPVRKEKELPEAVRNMVKEFPQSMLCIPRSEKIPDLTSASDIATFFD, encoded by the coding sequence ATGGAAAAATTTCGTGGACTGGAGGTGAAGGTCGCCGTTCAACATATTCCTTCCCATAGGGAAAAGCCCTTGGGCACGGCTGATGCACTCCAACAGTGTTTACATCAGCACCAAAATCTACTGGATGAAAACTTCACGGTCTGTAATGGGGATAACCTCTATGATGTAGGGGCGTTTAGGGCGTTAATGGCAGAAAGAAAAGTCACCAATGCATTGATTGGCTATGATGGGGAGGGTCTGGGCCATTCCCAAGAAAAAATTGCCAGATTTGCTTTATTGGATTTCAATGATGCTGGTTTTGTAACGGATATTTTGGAGAAACCGACCGGTCCCGTGTTGGAGGATTATCGCAAAAGACATGGGAAGCTTTGGGTAAGTATGAATATTTTCAATTTTCATGGAGCGACCATTTACCCTTTTTTGGAAGACTGCCCCATTCATCCCGTAAGAAAGGAGAAAGAGCTACCTGAGGCTGTTCGAAATATGGTCAAGGAATTTCCCCAAAGCATGCTGTGTATTCCCCGCTCAGAAAAGATTCCGGATTTGACCTCCGCATCGGATATTGCCACTTTCTTTGACTGA
- a CDS encoding NTP transferase domain-containing protein: MRNNSLVIMAGGASSRMKKSLEDSNLSSTIIQTAKKLHKSLIPLGKMGRPLLYYLIRNAVTAGIRTIYLITSPENEAFMDFITELGEHGKISWTGGEGRRSTYSFP, translated from the coding sequence ATGAGAAACAATAGTTTGGTCATTATGGCCGGGGGGGCTTCTTCCAGAATGAAAAAGAGCCTGGAAGATTCGAATTTGTCCAGTACGATAATTCAGACCGCTAAAAAGTTACATAAAAGTCTTATTCCCCTGGGTAAAATGGGCAGACCCCTTTTGTACTACCTGATTCGGAATGCCGTAACGGCCGGTATACGGACGATATATTTGATTACTTCTCCGGAAAATGAAGCTTTTATGGATTTTATAACCGAGTTGGGGGAGCATGGAAAAATTTCGTGGACTGGAGGTGAAGGTCGCCGTTCAACATATTCCTTCCCATAG
- a CDS encoding mevalonate kinase produces MIKIRVPARICFFGDHQDYLGLPVIAGTIDRYMQLKAKPIRSHEFQLELKDINSFRTVPLDTNGEKVAPGDYIRSAMAILLEKDFRFRQGYKIEISGNIPINAGLSSSSALTVAWIRFLVAIQEGRIRFTDSDIGRWAYEAEVRFFDQPGGLMDQYTIAQQGLLFIDTQHGKTERLKGRWGNLVIAESGMAKRTLDVLQNAKSYQQSALYRIKAQNPEFKIQDANVMDYEKYKGVIPEKYVRYWYATIHNYDITQKAKRLLKNENPDLMQLGELMNRHQKILEDHIGNTPREMAMMMDAARKAGANGTKIIGSGGGGCMVAMVEDTHKQDVITAFLDNGAKAAYEVKLTYPKV; encoded by the coding sequence ATGATTAAAATAAGGGTCCCGGCCCGTATCTGTTTTTTTGGAGATCATCAGGATTATTTGGGCCTACCCGTAATTGCCGGTACCATTGACCGATATATGCAGCTGAAGGCCAAACCGATTCGGTCACATGAGTTTCAATTGGAACTCAAGGACATAAACTCCTTCAGAACCGTCCCTTTGGATACAAACGGGGAAAAGGTGGCCCCTGGGGACTACATTCGTTCCGCAATGGCTATTTTGCTGGAAAAAGATTTCCGTTTTAGGCAGGGCTACAAAATTGAAATATCCGGAAATATTCCGATAAATGCTGGTCTTTCAAGCTCTTCCGCATTAACCGTTGCATGGATTCGTTTTTTGGTTGCCATCCAAGAAGGGAGAATACGTTTTACGGATTCGGATATAGGACGTTGGGCCTATGAAGCAGAAGTACGCTTTTTTGATCAACCGGGCGGATTAATGGATCAATATACCATTGCACAGCAGGGACTGCTTTTTATTGATACGCAACATGGAAAAACGGAGAGGTTAAAAGGAAGATGGGGAAATTTGGTGATAGCGGAGTCCGGAATGGCCAAAAGGACTTTGGATGTGCTTCAAAATGCGAAAAGCTATCAACAAAGTGCATTATATCGGATAAAGGCCCAAAATCCGGAATTTAAAATTCAGGATGCCAACGTAATGGATTATGAAAAATACAAGGGGGTGATTCCAGAAAAGTATGTCAGATACTGGTATGCCACCATACACAATTATGACATTACCCAAAAGGCGAAAAGGCTTTTAAAAAACGAAAACCCCGACCTGATGCAGTTGGGGGAACTCATGAACCGTCATCAAAAAATATTGGAGGACCATATTGGGAACACCCCCAGGGAAATGGCCATGATGATGGATGCGGCCAGGAAAGCGGGGGCAAATGGAACAAAGATTATTGGTTCGGGGGGAGGAGGTTGTATGGTCGCCATGGTGGAGGATACCCATAAACAAGATGTGATTACCGCTTTTTTGGACAATGGGGCAAAAGCCGCTTACGAAGTTAAACTTACATATCCCAAAGTATGA
- a CDS encoding Gfo/Idh/MocA family oxidoreductase, translated as MKNINRRNFLKKTSMATASMGALSLFPEYIRGQTERPSAATYMGGFAAPKLENIRAAFIGVGARGGYHLKFLASLPGTEVVAICDLYEDLVMEKEGWVREVADQGRHQNIKLYHGHEDRWKTMLTEVKPDIVFIATNWRNHAPMAIESMKQGAHTFVEVPIALTLQEMWDIVDTSEMTQKHCMMLENVNYGRDELMFLHMCRQEVIGELLHGEAAYIHELRWQMEEQDRGTGSWRTYHYAERNGNLYPTHGLGPIAQYMSLGRQEDTFGSLVSFSSPGLGREAYAKKKYPKDHKWNQLDFKGGDLNTSIIKTHFGRTIMVQWDETSPRPYSRLNLVQGTKGALAGFPTRVALEDGVEGLTKDHHSWVQGDQLQALYDMYDHPLYKRLNDAAKESGHGGMDGIMVYRIVECLQKGLPLDQNVYEGCFWSAVAPLSERSVASGGYPQPFPDFTRGNWKHTQPLQIVS; from the coding sequence ATGAAAAACATTAACCGAAGAAATTTCCTCAAAAAGACCTCCATGGCAACGGCAAGCATGGGTGCGCTATCCTTGTTTCCGGAGTATATCAGAGGGCAGACAGAGCGACCATCCGCTGCCACCTATATGGGAGGCTTTGCCGCACCAAAACTGGAAAATATTAGAGCGGCTTTTATCGGTGTGGGGGCAAGAGGTGGATATCATCTCAAGTTTTTGGCTTCCTTGCCTGGAACCGAAGTTGTGGCCATATGTGATCTGTATGAGGATTTGGTCATGGAAAAAGAGGGATGGGTGCGGGAAGTTGCCGATCAAGGCAGACATCAAAACATCAAATTGTACCATGGGCATGAGGATCGATGGAAAACCATGCTGACGGAGGTCAAACCGGATATTGTGTTCATTGCCACCAATTGGCGAAATCACGCCCCAATGGCCATTGAGAGTATGAAACAGGGCGCCCATACCTTTGTTGAGGTTCCCATTGCGTTGACACTCCAGGAAATGTGGGATATCGTAGATACATCCGAAATGACCCAAAAACACTGTATGATGTTGGAGAACGTGAATTATGGTCGGGACGAATTAATGTTTCTCCATATGTGCAGACAGGAAGTGATAGGTGAGCTCTTACACGGAGAAGCAGCTTATATCCATGAATTACGGTGGCAAATGGAAGAACAGGACAGGGGAACAGGTTCTTGGAGGACCTATCATTATGCCGAAAGAAACGGAAATTTATATCCAACCCATGGATTGGGCCCCATAGCCCAATATATGAGTTTGGGAAGGCAAGAAGATACCTTTGGGAGTTTGGTCTCTTTCTCGAGTCCTGGGTTGGGACGTGAAGCATACGCCAAAAAAAAGTATCCGAAGGATCATAAATGGAACCAATTGGACTTTAAGGGAGGTGATTTGAATACCTCGATCATTAAAACCCATTTTGGCAGAACCATTATGGTACAATGGGACGAAACCAGTCCCCGACCTTATTCAAGATTAAATTTGGTTCAAGGAACAAAAGGGGCTTTGGCCGGCTTCCCAACTCGGGTAGCTTTGGAAGACGGGGTAGAGGGACTTACCAAAGATCATCACTCGTGGGTGCAGGGAGACCAACTTCAAGCACTTTATGATATGTACGACCATCCGCTGTACAAAAGGTTAAATGATGCTGCCAAAGAAAGTGGCCATGGGGGAATGGATGGGATTATGGTGTACCGAATTGTGGAATGTTTACAAAAGGGATTGCCCCTGGACCAAAATGTATACGAAGGTTGCTTTTGGAGTGCCGTGGCCCCCTTGAGTGAACGGTCCGTAGCCAGCGGAGGTTACCCGCAACCATTTCCAGATTTTACACGGGGAAATTGGAAACATACCCAACCACTTCAAATCGTTTCCTAG